In Tumebacillus amylolyticus, the sequence GAAGGTTTCGATCTCGACCATAAAAAAATATACGAACTATGCAAATGAAGACAAGGATGAAAAACGGAGGGCTGAAGAGGCAGGAGTTGGCTGGACCGGGTACAGAGAACTGAAGAAATTAGCGAATGTATATCCAATTGTCCAATCCTTACTAGAAAAATATATCAACAAAAAATTCGTCGGCGATCAAATTTATGGCATAAAAAAGGTGTTGAAACAGCCTCATTTTTCACGTCTCCCAGAAAAGCTACAAGAAGTCTGCCTCGATCAAACCATCGCACAAACAAAGTTTACAGATCATAACGCAAGAAAAATAGTTTCCTTTCAAACCATAAGACACGTCCAGGACGAGCAAGCCAATGCGATCGTATTAGAAAGTGTTTTAGAAGACCTTCAAATGATGAAATCTACATTGTCTCCTCAGAATCATTTTATGAAGAACTTGGACAAAAAAGACAAGAAAAAGCTTCAATCAGAAATTCTGGTTCTCGCACAATCAACAGGACTCATCTTGACATGGAATAACTTCCCTTCCGGTCGTCAAAAAGAAAGCTGAACGGTAGTAAACTCCCCCGCACGCATGCGTTCACGTATGTCAGGGTGACAACAACCCCCATTTCCTTTACAAGAATCTCGCCTCCTACTCCGTCGTCCAAGGGACTTTACTTGTAACAACTCTGGCACACTAAGATCATCAACGGCGTTATAGGAGGACTCTTCATGAAAAAACCCTGGCTTCCAGCACTCCTTCTCCCGCTTGTGTTGACGCTCTTGCCGACGCAGTCCTTGCAGGCGGCGCATGGGGACCCTTCTGCGGCGGCGTTGCAGGTTTTGGTGGATGGCAATGAACGGTTTGCAAGCGGACATCTCAGCCATCCGAAGAACCTCATCGCCCGTCGCCATGAGATTGCGCCGAAGCAACATCCGATTGCGTTCGTCCTCTCTTGCTCCGACTCTCGCGTTCCGCCGGAGTTGGTATTTGACCAAGGGCTCGGCGATCTCTTTGTCTCCCGTGTGGCCGGCCATGTGCTCGGCGATGAAGTGATGGGTTCGATGGAATACGCCGTCGAGCATCTCGATGTCCCGCTCATCGTCGTCCTCGGGCACGAGCGTTGCGGAGCGGTTCAAGCCGCCGTCGACGCCTTGGAAAAAGGCACTCAGCCCTCTGGACATATTCGCTCGCTCGTCAAACGCATCACGCCGGCCGTGAAAACCGCGCAACAATCACACCCCTCCGACCTCGTCGAAGCTTCCGTCCGTGCCAACGTCCAACGAGTCGTAGATGAAATCAAAGCTTCCCATCCTCAATACGCCAAGAGAATTCACGAACGCAAATTCCGCATCGTCGGCGCCCGCTACGATCTCGAAACCGGCAAAGTCGAACTGCTCGACTGCGAGTAATGCAAATAAAGCCCTGTCCGTCTACATGCTGGCAAAAAAGCCCTGTCCATCTACGTGACAGCGAAAAGAAGCCCTGCCCGTCTCGGCGACGGCAGGGCTTTTTTTCGTAAGTTACTCTTGTTCATTGTACCCGCGGTCTCCATACGGTTGCAGGTTCTCCAACCACTTGGCTTCCAAGGCTTTCGCTTGCTCTCCTTCGGCGACAAAGTCTTGCGGACCCTCGGACTCCGGTTTGACCAATTCCAGCACTTCGAAGACAAACTGATCGGCTCCGTGCTGGTTGTAGTCGGCTTGCAACTGCGGAATCCTGTTCATGTTCGACTTCAACTCGAATCGCAAGCGGTTGAGCATGCCGTCTACATTGTTGGAACTACCGATCAAAACTTTGCCGTTCACCAAGCATTTCACTTGGTAGACGCCGACGGGACGGCGGGTGTTTTTGTACTCCCATTTCAGTTGGGCTTTTTTGTCCATGTCCAGAGCTCCCTTCATCCAGTAGGTACTTCCGTCTGCTTCGCGGTCCAGCATGTCGTGCTCAATCAAGAGACGACGAACCAAGACGTGGTCGGTGTACACGCCGCGGATGATGTCGTTGACTTCTCCTTCGGTGTACCGACGATTGGGGTGGAACAACTTGATCACGTCTTGAAGAGCTTCAAGTCGCTTCTTCGCCTTGGTTGGGAACTCGCTTGGTCCGACGTGGTCGTGGTTGGCGGAATGACGACCTCGTTGCGGGCTGAGACCGTCGAGTTGGCTCATGATCGCGAGAAAGATTTTCGCTTGCCGTTCCTTCTCTCGCAGGGTGAAACGGTGGTTTCGAATCGTGGACGTGCTCCCGCCGACTCTGGCTGCGATTTCGGCATCGCTGTAGCCCGCCGCAAACAGTTCCAGCAAATTGCGTTGGGTATCGGTGAGGCCCGTTTCTTTTTTCCCAAGTCCGAGCAGAGCGGTCAGCACCGAGCCGTGTGCTTGCTCGATGTGGCGCTTCATCGCTTTCTCCGACTCGTAGAGCACACCGTCCTCCGGGTAGATCACCCCTTTTTCATAGGACGCGGCGCAAAACAGGCACTCATAGTGGTCCTCTTCGGTTCGGTACCCACGCTCATACATAGACGAAACCTCCAAACGTTTGCTATTTTATAAACATACTACGACAACGTCTAGATCGTGTCAAACAAAAAAGAGCATCCGGGAGTCTCCCGAATGCTCTTTTTTCAACAGTGTTTGGGTGGTTGTTACAGGACGCGCTTGGCACCGAGGTAGCGTGCCCCCCAGTAGCCGGAGTTGAGCGAATCGATCTTGACGCCCGAAGAAGAGGTCGCCGAGATGAATTGCGTACCGCCAAGCGAGATGCCGACGTGCGAAACGCCGGCGCCGGAGGTGTTGAAGAACACGAGGTCCCCCGGTTGTAGCGCGTTGGTGGACACGGCTTGTCCGCTTTGGAACATTTGTTTCGAGGTGCGGGTTACCGAGACATGGTTCTGATTGAAGACGTAGGTCACCAAGCCCGAGCAATCAAAGCCCTTGGGCGTCGTGCCGCCCCAAACATACGGGACGCCGATGAATTGCTTGGCTCCTTCTACGATCTTCGTTCCAAGTGCAGGTCCTGCCAAGGCTTGAAGTGGTTGGGCCACCGGTGTGTAGGTCTTGCCATCTGTGGACAAGAGGGCGGAACTCGAAGGTCCGTCCCATTTCACCGCGCCGCCCAGCGACTCCGTAATAAAACGCAGGGGTACATACGTACGACCGTCGATCAATTCAGACGTCGTATCCATGTCCACCGGCGTACCGTTCACCACGCCGGTATCGGTTCCGGTTTGGACGGTGACGGTGTGGGAGCCTTTGACGATGCTGACTTTGACATCATCGCCGACCGCGTTCCATTTCACATCGTAGCCCATAGACTCCGAGACGAAACGAAGCGGTACCTGTAGTCGTTCATTGTCGTCGAGAAACGGTTTTGCATCCGGGAACTGCACCAATTGGTCGTTCACCTGAACATTCACACCATACTCCGGGGCTGCCTGTGCAGCAGTTCCCATCATCGACGAAAGACCGGCCACTACGGCAGTGGCGGTGAGTACGTGTCTCCAGTACTTTTTCAATTGTTTGTCCTCCTAAATGCCTCCGAGGTTAGTTGACGGGTTCGGGAAGAGGTTCCCTAGTTGTGGTTCCGTTGACTTGCAGAACGGTTCCAGTACATTCACCCCAATGTGTTGCGTCCCCCGTACCATAGTTCTAGAATCTATGGATTCGGCTGTCGTTCTATGTCGAAATGGTAACATGGAACCTGAATTGTCTCAACAATTTAAGGGAGATTTGACCAGTGGTAATTTAGACCAGACGTAAAATCGACAAGAAAATCAGGGAGGACAAACGCACAATTCCGCTCCTTTACATATGTTGTGAGCATTGAGAAATCAAGTCAGGAAAAAGGAGCGATTGCCCTATGTCACGTCGCAAAAAAGGGCCCGATTCTTCCGACTGGTCCTACATTCCCGTCGCCGTTCCATTTGCCGATCTGTACCGCCCCGCCCCACCGCCTCCGTTTGGCCCGGGCCAAGGAGGTCCCGGAGGAGCGCCGCCCGGACCGCCGCCGCAATTTGAGCCCCAACTCCCGCAGCAATATGGCGGTGGTGGAGCAGGAGGAGCTTTTCACGGCGGACCGGGCGGGGGGTTCCACGGCGGCGGACCGGGCGGATTTCATCCGCAAGACCCGCACGGCATCCGATTCTGCTTGCATCGAAACGTGTTCATCTGGCCGAGATTCGGTCGTCCGTTCTGGGCGTTTCCGACGAATGTAAGTTGGAACCTAGTGAGCGGCTTCCGTTGGCGGCAGAGAATCGGCCGTTGGGAACCATTCACCATCCCGCTCCAGCAAATTTCCCACTACCAGTGCATATAAAAAAAAGAGGAGGTCCGCTAAGCGGATCTCCTCTTGTATTTGTCTATTTCGCGGACGTGGCCGTTTGATTGACGACGGCTTGTTTCGTTTGCAACGCGCTAATGCCCTGCAAGAGCAACGTCAAGATCGGAGTTGCCACCAGCAACAGGATGCCTCCGTACGTCAACAACGCGACGGCCCCGTATTGTGCGCCGACGAGACCCGCCGCCGAGTAGCCGATGGCGAGTGCGATTCGAATAACCGAATTAACGACCGAGTAGACGCGACCGCGCACTTCGTTCGGCGTGGATTCTGCAAAACACGCCGACACCGGAGTCAAAGCCCCGCTCGCACAGAAACCGGAGAATCCATACATCAAGATCAACGCCAGAGCTCCCGGTTGGAACTGAATCAGCAGGAACGTCGCCCCTTGGAGCATCAGACCTCCGATGATCAAGAATCGGCGGTCGAGTTTCTTGTCCAAAATTCCGATCAACGTCGTACCGAGGATGATCCCGATCGCCGTCGCAGCCACCACGAGTCCGTACACACGGTCGCTGTCTTGCTCCGACATCTGCAATTGGGTCTTCACGTACAGAACGCTGCTCACGAGGATCACCGACTGGGTGACCGCTTTCAACAGATTGATCGCCGTCACATAGCGCAGGACTTTGTGCTTGACCAAGAAAGCGGTTCCCTCACCGAACGACTTGAAGAACGAGACTTTCGGTTGCCCGGCGTTTGCTTTGACGCTTTGCTTTGGAAACCGGATCATCATCGTACAGGAGACGGCCGCCAAGAACGTGACGGTGTCCACCAGAAACGACGCTCTCGGACCTCCAAACAACGTAATGACACCCGTTGCCAAAAACGGTCCGAGAATTTGCACCGTTTGGAACGAGCTTTGTGACAGAGAGATCGCTTTGACATACAAGTCGCGCTCGATCAGTTCCGGGATGACCGCCGAACGAGCCGGAGCGAACACGGCCGCCAACGTCTGTGACAAGAAAATCATCACATAAATCAACGACACGGAATGAGAAAAGAAAATCGCAGCCACAATCAAAGCTCGCAGGAGATCGACCCAGATGAGGACGGTTCGTCGGTTGATGCGGTCGATCAACACACCTGCAAACGGTCCGATCAGAATCCAGGGCAGAGATTCAATGACAAACGTCAACGTCAAAGAAGTCGCCGATTGTGTCAGTGCGTACACCAACAGCGGGACGGCGACGATCGTCAGGGAATCCCCGATCTGGGAAATCGTTTGGCCTAGCCATAACCAGACGTAATTGCGGTTTGAAATGACATCGCGGAATCCGGGCGCTGCTGTGGAAGTCGTGTTGCTCATGCTCGTCACCCCTTATCTCAAATATTCTGTCATAAACAGAATATCATTTTGCTTAACGGAAATCACCATTTTTAGAAAAATACAGACTGCTCTCGGTTGCAGAGCAGTCTGTATTTCCTCTCCTAAGTAGGTTCTACCACTCGGAAAGCAGGCGCATCGTAACCACTTTGCTCAGACGCTTCGGGGTCAGGGCGACCTCCTCGGAGAGCTTCTCAGCGTTGACAACCGTTTCAACGGTTTCCTCGGTTTCGACAACCTCGGTAGCGAGTGCTTTTACGTTTTCCATCATTATCACCTCCCTTCAAGCAATTCAATGTGTTTCAGCGGCAAGACCGCCGTGCGACTTAACTGCGCCCCCAGCACACCGGAGTCCACCATGCAGAAGTGGGCTTCGAAAAACAACGGGATCGTCGCCATCTCTTCCAACGCAATGCGCTCCGCCTCCAAGTACAGCTCCGTGCGCCTCTCCTCTTGCATCTCTTCCAACGACCGCTCCATCAACTCGTCAAAGCGCGGATCGGAACTTCCACTCGTGTTGAACGGATGGTCTGTGGAGAGCGGCAACAGGAACGTCCCTGCGTCTGCGATGTCGGTGTGCCACGTTTCGTAGAGCAAGTCGTAGTCTCCTGTGTCGAGACGTTGTAGATACTCGCCCCACGGCAACCGCTCATAGCGCACGGTGATTCCCAATACCCGCTTCCAATCTTGGATGAACGATTGAGCCATGAGCTCCATGTACTCGTGTCCGAGAATTGTCAGCGTCATCTCGGGGAATCCAATCCCGTTCTCGTAGCCCGCCTCTTGCAGACAGCGCCGTGCTTCTCCTTCGTTCTCGTACACCAACCCTCGAGCTTCCGGGAAATTTCGCATGTTCTGCGGAACGAGAGCATCGGCAGCGTCCAGATGCGGGAGGCAGGACTCGATCACGTTTTGACGACAGATGGCGAGCGAAAGCGCTCGACGCACGCGGGCGTCGTCCAGCGGTTTTTTTCGCTGGTTCGGTGTGAGGACGATCGTCGCCAAGACCGGCTCCGGTTGCAACTCCGGGTCGTGCTTGAGTTCTTGGTACCTAAGTACCGGCGCGTGGTTGAGGAAGTAGTACAACCGCTGCCCGCTCGGCGAGTACCTCGTGCGGAAGAGTCGCAAGCGCTCGTCGGCATCCATGATTGGGATGTACACCGCGGCGTCGAGTTGCACGTTGGCAGCGTCCCAATAGTAGGGATTTTTCTCCAAGAACACGAGCGAGGGATGATGGTCTGCGTTTTCCTTGAGTTTGAACGGGCCTGACGTCACCAAGTTCTCGCGGTGGAAGCCGTGCATTTCGACGTGACGTTTCGACACGATGCTAAACGAAGGCGTGGCAAGGTAGTCGAGGAAACAGTGCATCGGTTGGTCCAGCTCAATTCGGATGACGCGGGGGGCATCCTCTGAAACCCAGATGCCGACCCCTTCGAACTGCGGAATGCGCTGGATGCTGTACACCACGTCCTCCACCAAAATCGGGTCTCCGTCGGAGAAGCGCGTGTTGGTGCGCAGATGGAAGCGAAAGGCGCGACCCGGTTCGACCACTTCCCAGGAATCGGCGATGCCCGGTCCCAACTCCAGCGTCACAGGGTCTTGCACCAACAGCCCTTCGTAGAGGTTGGTGATCACATTGCGGGTGACCACATCGAACGATTCGGTCGGATCGAACGTCAACGGGGTCACTTGGGTCAAGAAGTTCAGGGTTTTCAATGGTCCTGCCGGCTTGAGGTCTTCCCACCAGTTCAACATCATGCTGCGTCGGTCTCCTTGGGTCAGATGATTTGATAGAGTTTGACTTCGTCTGCGCTTCGGCCCTCTTCGATTCGCATCTCGATGCGCTGCGACAGCCATTGCTTTCCTTTTTCCGGGGTCAAGAAGTAGACCAAGTTGACGTAGAACAGCCAGCCGGACGGTGAGAGCGTGTATTGAGTCCCCTCATCGAGCACAAGACCCTGATCCACCGCTTCTTGCAACGCCTGTATTGTTTCTTGGGGGACTCGCTCCCAATCGATGCGTTTTTTGTCCAAGACGCCGCGGTACGGGAAGTACACGATTCCTTTTTCCGGGCAGTTTAAGTTCTCGATGGTCGTGACATCAAGCGATTCGGTCTGCATGGCTTTGATGTAGCCTTCCATGGAGTTCGGGTTGACCATCGTATAGTTGTGAACTTGCGAGATGGCGCTGGAACCGAATCCGATCACTTCGTCTCCTTGGTACCCGTACAGCATGTCGTGGTAGAGGAAGATCGGTTCCCGGATGAGCACGGTCCGCTCCGTCGGCAACTGCTTGGGACGGGTGTAGGAGTAGCCGTTGATCGGGTGGTAGCCTTGGGCGCGCATGTACTCGTCAAGGAACATGCGATAGGAAGTCTTGGTGGACGGCGAGAGCATCTCGAGCCCTTTTTCCTTGAAGGAACGGTGCATCTTGAGGCTGGCCGACATGTAGTTCAGCGGATAAAAGTCGATCGTCGTGGTGCCGAGCGCGATGGCAGCGTCCGCTTCGGCGAGGAGGTCATCGAGCGACTGCCCCGCCATGCCGAAGATCAAGTCGACATTGACGTACTCGAACAGCGAAGTGGCCCACTCGGAGACTTGGCGCACTTGTTCCAGCGTCGAGGTGATGTTGAACACCTCGCGATAGGTTTCGTTGAACGTCTGAATGCCGTAGGAGACGCGGTTGACGCCGATTGACTTCATCGCTTGGAGTTTTTCGAGAGTGACGCTTTTCACTTCCAGTTCGAACGTGAATTCCTTCAGTTCGCTCAGGTCGAAGTGCTCCCGCAATTTGCTGCCAAAGCGCAGGATCTGCTCGGCGCTTAGGACGGACGGTGTGCCGCCCCCTACCGCGATGATGTCAACCGGAACTTTGCCGACACCGGGATACTTGGATTTCCACTTCATCTCCAAGAACAACGCTTCGAGATATTGGTCGATAAATTCATGGTATGTGTAGTGGGTCGAACGATAGAACGGGCAAAACGTGCAGAGCGTGTCGCAAAACGGGATGTGGAAGTACAGGGCGCGATGACCGTCCTTGCGCACCGGGATCGATTGCAAGGCTTCGTCCGTGTCGACCACGTCGTCCTCGACGCTTGGAAACGGGTAGTACCAGTTGTAGACGGGCAGTTGCTGGTCGAATTTGAGCAACGTGTGGCGGGCGTTCAAGTGGAGATTAAGCATGCGGCACCCCCCCGCTTTGCTCTGGAGAGAAGACCGGCAAGAGCTTGGCTTGGAATTGTTGGTATTGCTCATGAGTTAATTCATAGGTCGCGAGCTGCCCGCCGATGTTCTCATGCATGAAATTGCGGACGCCCTCTGTGACGACGAATTGTTCCAGCAGGTTGTGCGGGATGGAGTCTCCGAGGAAGACCGAGCCTTGGTAGAGGACGCGGGTTCCCGTTTTTTCGCTCGAGACGGATACGATGGATTGGTCGTAGCGCAAGACGCTGACGAGATCGTACGCACGGTCTTCTCCGGCGATTTCAAACAGGTCTTCTTCGGTGATGATCAGATCGAGGCGGTCTCGTTCCAGCGGCGTCATTTTCGCAACTTGCTCGCGGAATTTTTCAAAGATCGCGACCGGCGAGATCCCCAAGTCGTTGATCAGGTAATGGATGGTGAACGGATACTTGAACAAGCACATCGTGTAAAAATCGACGAGGGCCGAGTAGTCCGCTTCGTTCAGGTACGCTTTCGAGTAGTCGAGGAAGTAGAAGTTCGCGTAGATGTATGGATTTTTTTCAATCTCGCGCTTGTGCTTGTCGTACAGGAAATTCATCATCGATGTGTTCACATTGTCCCAATCCAGCACCAGTTTCTCCGAGCTGCGCATGAGATACGTTCCGGTGTAGGGACTGAGCAGGTTGATGAACGAACGCCAAGCTCCGTT encodes:
- a CDS encoding DUF2087 domain-containing protein, giving the protein MYERGYRTEEDHYECLFCAASYEKGVIYPEDGVLYESEKAMKRHIEQAHGSVLTALLGLGKKETGLTDTQRNLLELFAAGYSDAEIAARVGGSTSTIRNHRFTLREKERQAKIFLAIMSQLDGLSPQRGRHSANHDHVGPSEFPTKAKKRLEALQDVIKLFHPNRRYTEGEVNDIIRGVYTDHVLVRRLLIEHDMLDREADGSTYWMKGALDMDKKAQLKWEYKNTRRPVGVYQVKCLVNGKVLIGSSNNVDGMLNRLRFELKSNMNRIPQLQADYNQHGADQFVFEVLELVKPESEGPQDFVAEGEQAKALEAKWLENLQPYGDRGYNEQE
- a CDS encoding peptide ABC transporter substrate-binding protein — protein: MMLNWWEDLKPAGPLKTLNFLTQVTPLTFDPTESFDVVTRNVITNLYEGLLVQDPVTLELGPGIADSWEVVEPGRAFRFHLRTNTRFSDGDPILVEDVVYSIQRIPQFEGVGIWVSEDAPRVIRIELDQPMHCFLDYLATPSFSIVSKRHVEMHGFHRENLVTSGPFKLKENADHHPSLVFLEKNPYYWDAANVQLDAAVYIPIMDADERLRLFRTRYSPSGQRLYYFLNHAPVLRYQELKHDPELQPEPVLATIVLTPNQRKKPLDDARVRRALSLAICRQNVIESCLPHLDAADALVPQNMRNFPEARGLVYENEGEARRCLQEAGYENGIGFPEMTLTILGHEYMELMAQSFIQDWKRVLGITVRYERLPWGEYLQRLDTGDYDLLYETWHTDIADAGTFLLPLSTDHPFNTSGSSDPRFDELMERSLEEMQEERRTELYLEAERIALEEMATIPLFFEAHFCMVDSGVLGAQLSRTAVLPLKHIELLEGR
- a CDS encoding ParB/RepB/Spo0J family partition protein, translating into MKLVMIPIQKIRVEDSFRKTDKDDALTERIIQNGLHEPLLVEVNDDEITYTLVEGYRRYESLKQLKQKEVLCYVESPTSPELRVLKRLEMELSRKKKTGFGMERQVAYLLERGYTVERIAAESKVSISTIKKYTNYANEDKDEKRRAEEAGVGWTGYRELKKLANVYPIVQSLLEKYINKKFVGDQIYGIKKVLKQPHFSRLPEKLQEVCLDQTIAQTKFTDHNARKIVSFQTIRHVQDEQANAIVLESVLEDLQMMKSTLSPQNHFMKNLDKKDKKKLQSEILVLAQSTGLILTWNNFPSGRQKES
- a CDS encoding MFS transporter, coding for MSNTTSTAAPGFRDVISNRNYVWLWLGQTISQIGDSLTIVAVPLLVYALTQSATSLTLTFVIESLPWILIGPFAGVLIDRINRRTVLIWVDLLRALIVAAIFFSHSVSLIYVMIFLSQTLAAVFAPARSAVIPELIERDLYVKAISLSQSSFQTVQILGPFLATGVITLFGGPRASFLVDTVTFLAAVSCTMMIRFPKQSVKANAGQPKVSFFKSFGEGTAFLVKHKVLRYVTAINLLKAVTQSVILVSSVLYVKTQLQMSEQDSDRVYGLVVAATAIGIILGTTLIGILDKKLDRRFLIIGGLMLQGATFLLIQFQPGALALILMYGFSGFCASGALTPVSACFAESTPNEVRGRVYSVVNSVIRIALAIGYSAAGLVGAQYGAVALLTYGGILLLVATPILTLLLQGISALQTKQAVVNQTATSAK
- a CDS encoding carbonic anhydrase — encoded protein: MKKPWLPALLLPLVLTLLPTQSLQAAHGDPSAAALQVLVDGNERFASGHLSHPKNLIARRHEIAPKQHPIAFVLSCSDSRVPPELVFDQGLGDLFVSRVAGHVLGDEVMGSMEYAVEHLDVPLIVVLGHERCGAVQAAVDALEKGTQPSGHIRSLVKRITPAVKTAQQSHPSDLVEASVRANVQRVVDEIKASHPQYAKRIHERKFRIVGARYDLETGKVELLDCE
- a CDS encoding C40 family peptidase produces the protein MKKYWRHVLTATAVVAGLSSMMGTAAQAAPEYGVNVQVNDQLVQFPDAKPFLDDNERLQVPLRFVSESMGYDVKWNAVGDDVKVSIVKGSHTVTVQTGTDTGVVNGTPVDMDTTSELIDGRTYVPLRFITESLGGAVKWDGPSSSALLSTDGKTYTPVAQPLQALAGPALGTKIVEGAKQFIGVPYVWGGTTPKGFDCSGLVTYVFNQNHVSVTRTSKQMFQSGQAVSTNALQPGDLVFFNTSGAGVSHVGISLGGTQFISATSSSGVKIDSLNSGYWGARYLGAKRVL
- a CDS encoding coproporphyrinogen-III oxidase family protein, encoding MLNLHLNARHTLLKFDQQLPVYNWYYPFPSVEDDVVDTDEALQSIPVRKDGHRALYFHIPFCDTLCTFCPFYRSTHYTYHEFIDQYLEALFLEMKWKSKYPGVGKVPVDIIAVGGGTPSVLSAEQILRFGSKLREHFDLSELKEFTFELEVKSVTLEKLQAMKSIGVNRVSYGIQTFNETYREVFNITSTLEQVRQVSEWATSLFEYVNVDLIFGMAGQSLDDLLAEADAAIALGTTTIDFYPLNYMSASLKMHRSFKEKGLEMLSPSTKTSYRMFLDEYMRAQGYHPINGYSYTRPKQLPTERTVLIREPIFLYHDMLYGYQGDEVIGFGSSAISQVHNYTMVNPNSMEGYIKAMQTESLDVTTIENLNCPEKGIVYFPYRGVLDKKRIDWERVPQETIQALQEAVDQGLVLDEGTQYTLSPSGWLFYVNLVYFLTPEKGKQWLSQRIEMRIEEGRSADEVKLYQII